A region of Odocoileus virginianus isolate 20LAN1187 ecotype Illinois chromosome 11, Ovbor_1.2, whole genome shotgun sequence DNA encodes the following proteins:
- the TEX50 gene encoding testis-expressed protein 50, translated as MSTQGLSLIFTLLFICFFRESFCICDGTTWTKVGWEIFPEEMHYLKVKTAPSHCLPYPLDKLCCSFANMDIFHGCLNLIYILVQALFLILSVLSAHYLWMKWKKHKKKLKKQVSLDTTGNDLETQSVYDIDQILCRLVATTSMMTKYLNQMSHHPQAKKAKHRKLKRKKTEGGEKEAEYAKHIHKQI; from the exons ATGTCTACTCAAGGACTATCCCTGATTTTTACTCTGTTGTTTATCTGCTTCTTCAGGGAGAGCTTCTGCATTTGTGATGGTACTACCTGGACAAAGGTTGGATGGGAGATTTTTCCAGAAGAAATGCATTATTTGAAAGTTAAGACAGCTCCATCTCACTGTCTACCTTACCCTCTGGACAAACTATGCTGCAGTTTTGCTAATATGGATATATTTCATGGTTGtttaaatcttatttatattttagtacaAGCTCTCTTTTTAATCCTGTCTGTTTTGTCTGCACATTATCTGTGGATGAAGtggaagaaacacaaaaaaaag ctaAAGAAACAAGTCTCCTTGGATACAACTGGTAACGATCTAGAAACCCAGTCTGTCTATGACATTGACCAAATACTCTGCAGACTGGTGGCCACAACATCAATGATGACCAAGTACCTGAATCAGATGTCCCACCACCCTCAGGCTAAGAAAGCCAAGCACcgaaaactaaaaagaaagaagactgaaggaggagaaaaggaggcaGAGTATGCTAAACACATCCATAAGCAAATATAA